A stretch of Gadus chalcogrammus isolate NIFS_2021 chromosome 9, NIFS_Gcha_1.0, whole genome shotgun sequence DNA encodes these proteins:
- the LOC130389374 gene encoding protein-glutamine gamma-glutamyltransferase 2-like isoform X1 — MAHTNRFIAGVDLRSQENNREHRTEEIDRKRLIVRRGQAFSLTVHLSDPLQSGHELALVLKQDKINDDILIRQRTAGGSGDKWWLHQQSARNELLLTVYSPARAAVGEYRLAVELMSGNRILERTEFTKMYLLFNPWCKDDAVYLPDESLLKEYIMNENGRIFTGSADWMSGLPWNFGQFEDNVMDICFEILDRFKPARSDPPTDMRQRWDPVYISRAVVAMVNANDDGGVLVGKWQEPYTGGVQPTKWMSSVPILEKWSKSKSGVKYGQCWVFAAVACTVLRCLGIPTRCITNFESAHDTDGNLSIDRVYNIHREKDDHADSIWNFHCWIESYMQREDLPEGYGGWQVLDPTPQERSSGMFRCGPCPLKAIKEGDLNVKFDVPFVFAEVNADIINWEIRPDGQRKQLSSNSAKVGRNISTKSPYSNEREDITHQYKYQEGSAKEREVYNKAGRCISGPDGEEESKPANEPGKVQLEIKHAKPVFGTDFDVIFELENMGDEEVSCKLNMMSEAVTYSSVHLGRFQNSTVNVVIPAHKVHRETVRLLYTKYASVVSEHNIIRVIGVARVSGQEKSILEMVNIPLSKPKLSIEVPGWVILNRKTSTFISFTNPLPVPLNRGVFTVEGAGLLSTKEFRISGSIAPGQRVSVELSFTPMRAGVREFLVDFDSDRLQDVKGVATLVVRKTSPSYSSKCPVICG; from the exons ATGGCCCACACAAACC GTTTTATTGCTGGTGTTGATCTGAGAAGCCAGGAAAACAACCGGGAACACCGAACTGAGGAGATTGATAGGAAGCGTTTGATTGTTCGGCGGGGACAAGCCTTCTCCCTGACGGTGCACCTCTCCGACCCGCTGCAGTCCGGCCATGAGCTGGCCCTGGTCTTAAAGCAGG ATAAGATCAACGATGACATTTTGATCAGACAGCGAACGGCTGGAGGGTCCGGTGACAAGTGGTGGTTACACCAGCAGAGCGCGAGGAACGAATTACTGCTGACTGTGTACAGTCCCGCCCGTGCTGCCGTTGGCGAGTACCGCTTGGCTGTTGAACTGATGTCAGGGAATAGAATTCTGGAGAGGACAGAATTTACCAAAATGTACTTGCTGTTTAATCCCTGGTGCAAAG ATGATGCTGTGTACCTCCCTGATGAAAGTCTGCTCAAGGAATACATTATGAACGAGAATGGTCGCATTTTCACTGGGAGTGCGGATTGGATGAGTGGGTTGCCATGGAATTTCGGACAG TTTGAAGACAATGTGATGGACATCTGCTTTGAGATCCTTGACCGCTTTAAGCCAGCGAGGTCAGACCCCCCAACCGACATGCGTCAGCGATGGGACCCTGTCTACATCAGCAGGGCAGTCGTTGCCATG GTGAATGCCAACGATGACGGTGGAGTCTTGGTGGGGAAATGGCAGGAACCTTACACAGGTGGAGTACAGCCAACCAAATGGATGAGCAGTGTGCCCATCCTGGAGAAGTGGAGCAAATCAAAGTCTGGAGTGAAGTATGGCCAATGCTGGGTGTTTGCAGCCGTGGCCTGCACAG TGCTGCGATGCCTGGGCATCCCCACACGCTGCATCACCAACTTTGAGTCAGCCCATGACACAGACGGAAACCTCTCCATCGACCGAGTGTACAACATACATAGGGAGAAAGATGACCATGCTGACAGCATCTG GAACTTTCATTGTTGGATCGAGTCTTACATGCAGAGAGAAGATCTACCTGAAGGATATGGTGGCTGGCAAGTCTTGGACCCCACACCTCAGGAGAGGAGTAGTG GTATGTTTCGCTGTGGCCCATGTCCATTGAAGGCCATTAAAGAAGGGGACCTCAATGTGAAGTTTGATGTTCCATTTGTCTTTGCTGAGGTGAATGCAGACATCATCAATTGGGAAATCAGACCAGACGGTCAGCGAAAGCAG CTTTCATCCAACTCTGCAAAAGTGGGGAGGAACATTAGCACCAAAAGTCCTTACAGCAACGAGAGGGAAGATATAACCCATCAGTACAAGTACCAAGAAG GTTCAGCCAAGGAGCGGGAGGTGTACAACAAGGCAGGGCGGTGCATCTCCGGGCCGGATGGAGAAGAGGAATCAAAACCAG CCAATGAACCAGGAAAGGTGCAGCTGGAGATCAAGCACGCCAAACCTGTGTTCGGGACCGACTTTGACGTCATCTTTGAG TTGGAGAACATGGGAGACGAAGAAGTCAGCTGCAAATTGAACATGATGTCAGAGGCTGTCACCTACAGCTCAGTTCACCTTGGACGGTTCCAGAACAGCACGGTCAATGTTGTCATTCCTGCTCACAAAG TCCACAGGGAGACGGTGCGTCTACTCTACACTAAGTATGCCTCAGTCGTCAGCGAACACAACATCATTCGGGTGATAGGGGTGGCAAGAGTGTCCGGCCAGGAAAAATCCATCCTGGAGATGGTCAACATCCCACTGAGCAAGCCCAAACTCAGTATTGAG GTTCCTGGCTGGGTGATTTTAAATAGGAAAACCTCCACCTTCATCTCCTTCACCAATCCATTGCCAGTGCCTCTGAACCGAGGAGTGTTCACTGTCGAAGGGGCTGGCCTACTTTCAACCAAAGAGTTCCGTATTTC TGGTAGCATCGCTCCAGGCCAGCGTGTGTCTGTGGAGCTGTCCTTCACACCCATGAGGGCGGGGGTCAGGGAGTTCCTGGTGGACTTTGACTCCGACAGGCTCCAGGACGTGAAGGGAGTCGCCACACTGGTGGTCCGCAAGACTTCACCCTCGTATTCTTCCAAGTGTCCAGTCATATGTGGATAG
- the LOC130389374 gene encoding protein-glutamine gamma-glutamyltransferase 2-like isoform X2: MEFRTGFIAGVDLRSQENNREHRTEEIDRKRLIVRRGQAFSLTVHLSDPLQSGHELALVLKQDKINDDILIRQRTAGGSGDKWWLHQQSARNELLLTVYSPARAAVGEYRLAVELMSGNRILERTEFTKMYLLFNPWCKDDAVYLPDESLLKEYIMNENGRIFTGSADWMSGLPWNFGQFEDNVMDICFEILDRFKPARSDPPTDMRQRWDPVYISRAVVAMVNANDDGGVLVGKWQEPYTGGVQPTKWMSSVPILEKWSKSKSGVKYGQCWVFAAVACTVLRCLGIPTRCITNFESAHDTDGNLSIDRVYNIHREKDDHADSIWNFHCWIESYMQREDLPEGYGGWQVLDPTPQERSSGMFRCGPCPLKAIKEGDLNVKFDVPFVFAEVNADIINWEIRPDGQRKQLSSNSAKVGRNISTKSPYSNEREDITHQYKYQEGSAKEREVYNKAGRCISGPDGEEESKPANEPGKVQLEIKHAKPVFGTDFDVIFELENMGDEEVSCKLNMMSEAVTYSSVHLGRFQNSTVNVVIPAHKVHRETVRLLYTKYASVVSEHNIIRVIGVARVSGQEKSILEMVNIPLSKPKLSIEVPGWVILNRKTSTFISFTNPLPVPLNRGVFTVEGAGLLSTKEFRISGSIAPGQRVSVELSFTPMRAGVREFLVDFDSDRLQDVKGVATLVVRKTSPSYSSKCPVICG, encoded by the exons GTTTTATTGCTGGTGTTGATCTGAGAAGCCAGGAAAACAACCGGGAACACCGAACTGAGGAGATTGATAGGAAGCGTTTGATTGTTCGGCGGGGACAAGCCTTCTCCCTGACGGTGCACCTCTCCGACCCGCTGCAGTCCGGCCATGAGCTGGCCCTGGTCTTAAAGCAGG ATAAGATCAACGATGACATTTTGATCAGACAGCGAACGGCTGGAGGGTCCGGTGACAAGTGGTGGTTACACCAGCAGAGCGCGAGGAACGAATTACTGCTGACTGTGTACAGTCCCGCCCGTGCTGCCGTTGGCGAGTACCGCTTGGCTGTTGAACTGATGTCAGGGAATAGAATTCTGGAGAGGACAGAATTTACCAAAATGTACTTGCTGTTTAATCCCTGGTGCAAAG ATGATGCTGTGTACCTCCCTGATGAAAGTCTGCTCAAGGAATACATTATGAACGAGAATGGTCGCATTTTCACTGGGAGTGCGGATTGGATGAGTGGGTTGCCATGGAATTTCGGACAG TTTGAAGACAATGTGATGGACATCTGCTTTGAGATCCTTGACCGCTTTAAGCCAGCGAGGTCAGACCCCCCAACCGACATGCGTCAGCGATGGGACCCTGTCTACATCAGCAGGGCAGTCGTTGCCATG GTGAATGCCAACGATGACGGTGGAGTCTTGGTGGGGAAATGGCAGGAACCTTACACAGGTGGAGTACAGCCAACCAAATGGATGAGCAGTGTGCCCATCCTGGAGAAGTGGAGCAAATCAAAGTCTGGAGTGAAGTATGGCCAATGCTGGGTGTTTGCAGCCGTGGCCTGCACAG TGCTGCGATGCCTGGGCATCCCCACACGCTGCATCACCAACTTTGAGTCAGCCCATGACACAGACGGAAACCTCTCCATCGACCGAGTGTACAACATACATAGGGAGAAAGATGACCATGCTGACAGCATCTG GAACTTTCATTGTTGGATCGAGTCTTACATGCAGAGAGAAGATCTACCTGAAGGATATGGTGGCTGGCAAGTCTTGGACCCCACACCTCAGGAGAGGAGTAGTG GTATGTTTCGCTGTGGCCCATGTCCATTGAAGGCCATTAAAGAAGGGGACCTCAATGTGAAGTTTGATGTTCCATTTGTCTTTGCTGAGGTGAATGCAGACATCATCAATTGGGAAATCAGACCAGACGGTCAGCGAAAGCAG CTTTCATCCAACTCTGCAAAAGTGGGGAGGAACATTAGCACCAAAAGTCCTTACAGCAACGAGAGGGAAGATATAACCCATCAGTACAAGTACCAAGAAG GTTCAGCCAAGGAGCGGGAGGTGTACAACAAGGCAGGGCGGTGCATCTCCGGGCCGGATGGAGAAGAGGAATCAAAACCAG CCAATGAACCAGGAAAGGTGCAGCTGGAGATCAAGCACGCCAAACCTGTGTTCGGGACCGACTTTGACGTCATCTTTGAG TTGGAGAACATGGGAGACGAAGAAGTCAGCTGCAAATTGAACATGATGTCAGAGGCTGTCACCTACAGCTCAGTTCACCTTGGACGGTTCCAGAACAGCACGGTCAATGTTGTCATTCCTGCTCACAAAG TCCACAGGGAGACGGTGCGTCTACTCTACACTAAGTATGCCTCAGTCGTCAGCGAACACAACATCATTCGGGTGATAGGGGTGGCAAGAGTGTCCGGCCAGGAAAAATCCATCCTGGAGATGGTCAACATCCCACTGAGCAAGCCCAAACTCAGTATTGAG GTTCCTGGCTGGGTGATTTTAAATAGGAAAACCTCCACCTTCATCTCCTTCACCAATCCATTGCCAGTGCCTCTGAACCGAGGAGTGTTCACTGTCGAAGGGGCTGGCCTACTTTCAACCAAAGAGTTCCGTATTTC TGGTAGCATCGCTCCAGGCCAGCGTGTGTCTGTGGAGCTGTCCTTCACACCCATGAGGGCGGGGGTCAGGGAGTTCCTGGTGGACTTTGACTCCGACAGGCTCCAGGACGTGAAGGGAGTCGCCACACTGGTGGTCCGCAAGACTTCACCCTCGTATTCTTCCAAGTGTCCAGTCATATGTGGATAG
- the LOC130389374 gene encoding protein-glutamine gamma-glutamyltransferase 2-like isoform X3, translating to MAHTNRFIAGVDLRSQENNREHRTEEIDRKRLIVRRGQAFSLTVHLSDPLQSGHELALVLKQDKINDDILIRQRTAGGSGDKWWLHQQSARNELLLTVYSPARAAVGEYRLAVELMSGNRILERTEFTKMYLLFNPWCKDDAVYLPDESLLKEYIMNENGRIFTGSADWMSGLPWNFGQFEDNVMDICFEILDRFKPARSDPPTDMRQRWDPVYISRAVVAMVNANDDGGVLVGKWQEPYTGGVQPTKWMSSVPILEKWSKSKSGVKYGQCWVFAAVACTVLRCLGIPTRCITNFESAHDTDGNLSIDRVYNIHREKDDHADSIWNFHCWIESYMQREDLPEGYGGWQVLDPTPQERSSGMFRCGPCPLKAIKEGDLNVKFDVPFVFAEVNADIINWEIRPDGQRKQLSSNSAKVGRNISTKSPYSNEREDITHQYKYQEGSAKEREVYNKAGRCISGPDGEEESKPGKVQLEIKHAKPVFGTDFDVIFELENMGDEEVSCKLNMMSEAVTYSSVHLGRFQNSTVNVVIPAHKVHRETVRLLYTKYASVVSEHNIIRVIGVARVSGQEKSILEMVNIPLSKPKLSIEVPGWVILNRKTSTFISFTNPLPVPLNRGVFTVEGAGLLSTKEFRISGSIAPGQRVSVELSFTPMRAGVREFLVDFDSDRLQDVKGVATLVVRKTSPSYSSKCPVICG from the exons ATGGCCCACACAAACC GTTTTATTGCTGGTGTTGATCTGAGAAGCCAGGAAAACAACCGGGAACACCGAACTGAGGAGATTGATAGGAAGCGTTTGATTGTTCGGCGGGGACAAGCCTTCTCCCTGACGGTGCACCTCTCCGACCCGCTGCAGTCCGGCCATGAGCTGGCCCTGGTCTTAAAGCAGG ATAAGATCAACGATGACATTTTGATCAGACAGCGAACGGCTGGAGGGTCCGGTGACAAGTGGTGGTTACACCAGCAGAGCGCGAGGAACGAATTACTGCTGACTGTGTACAGTCCCGCCCGTGCTGCCGTTGGCGAGTACCGCTTGGCTGTTGAACTGATGTCAGGGAATAGAATTCTGGAGAGGACAGAATTTACCAAAATGTACTTGCTGTTTAATCCCTGGTGCAAAG ATGATGCTGTGTACCTCCCTGATGAAAGTCTGCTCAAGGAATACATTATGAACGAGAATGGTCGCATTTTCACTGGGAGTGCGGATTGGATGAGTGGGTTGCCATGGAATTTCGGACAG TTTGAAGACAATGTGATGGACATCTGCTTTGAGATCCTTGACCGCTTTAAGCCAGCGAGGTCAGACCCCCCAACCGACATGCGTCAGCGATGGGACCCTGTCTACATCAGCAGGGCAGTCGTTGCCATG GTGAATGCCAACGATGACGGTGGAGTCTTGGTGGGGAAATGGCAGGAACCTTACACAGGTGGAGTACAGCCAACCAAATGGATGAGCAGTGTGCCCATCCTGGAGAAGTGGAGCAAATCAAAGTCTGGAGTGAAGTATGGCCAATGCTGGGTGTTTGCAGCCGTGGCCTGCACAG TGCTGCGATGCCTGGGCATCCCCACACGCTGCATCACCAACTTTGAGTCAGCCCATGACACAGACGGAAACCTCTCCATCGACCGAGTGTACAACATACATAGGGAGAAAGATGACCATGCTGACAGCATCTG GAACTTTCATTGTTGGATCGAGTCTTACATGCAGAGAGAAGATCTACCTGAAGGATATGGTGGCTGGCAAGTCTTGGACCCCACACCTCAGGAGAGGAGTAGTG GTATGTTTCGCTGTGGCCCATGTCCATTGAAGGCCATTAAAGAAGGGGACCTCAATGTGAAGTTTGATGTTCCATTTGTCTTTGCTGAGGTGAATGCAGACATCATCAATTGGGAAATCAGACCAGACGGTCAGCGAAAGCAG CTTTCATCCAACTCTGCAAAAGTGGGGAGGAACATTAGCACCAAAAGTCCTTACAGCAACGAGAGGGAAGATATAACCCATCAGTACAAGTACCAAGAAG GTTCAGCCAAGGAGCGGGAGGTGTACAACAAGGCAGGGCGGTGCATCTCCGGGCCGGATGGAGAAGAGGAATCAAAACCAG GAAAGGTGCAGCTGGAGATCAAGCACGCCAAACCTGTGTTCGGGACCGACTTTGACGTCATCTTTGAG TTGGAGAACATGGGAGACGAAGAAGTCAGCTGCAAATTGAACATGATGTCAGAGGCTGTCACCTACAGCTCAGTTCACCTTGGACGGTTCCAGAACAGCACGGTCAATGTTGTCATTCCTGCTCACAAAG TCCACAGGGAGACGGTGCGTCTACTCTACACTAAGTATGCCTCAGTCGTCAGCGAACACAACATCATTCGGGTGATAGGGGTGGCAAGAGTGTCCGGCCAGGAAAAATCCATCCTGGAGATGGTCAACATCCCACTGAGCAAGCCCAAACTCAGTATTGAG GTTCCTGGCTGGGTGATTTTAAATAGGAAAACCTCCACCTTCATCTCCTTCACCAATCCATTGCCAGTGCCTCTGAACCGAGGAGTGTTCACTGTCGAAGGGGCTGGCCTACTTTCAACCAAAGAGTTCCGTATTTC TGGTAGCATCGCTCCAGGCCAGCGTGTGTCTGTGGAGCTGTCCTTCACACCCATGAGGGCGGGGGTCAGGGAGTTCCTGGTGGACTTTGACTCCGACAGGCTCCAGGACGTGAAGGGAGTCGCCACACTGGTGGTCCGCAAGACTTCACCCTCGTATTCTTCCAAGTGTCCAGTCATATGTGGATAG